The DNA region CCTTTTTACCTTTGTTCCACATTTACGGTCAGGTGATCATCATGCTGACCGGTCTGGTGCACGGATTCAACCTGGTTCTGTTCACCACCCCGGATCTGGACAAGATTCTCAACGCCATGGATCAGTATCAGGCCTCGGCATTCTACGGAGTCCCCACCCTGTTCGAATACCTGAAGGAATACGACAAAACCAACCGGGTGAACTGGAAGAAGCTCAAACTGGTGGTTTGCGGCGCAGACACCCTGCACGATACCACCGTGGAAGACTGGGAGCGCCGCACAGGCAGCCGGATCATCGAAGGCTACGGCATGACCGAGACCGCAGCCGCCAGCCTGGCCAACCCTCCTCACAGGCCCAAAAGAGGCTCTTTTGGAATTCCTTTGCCCAACATCACGGCTGCCATCATCGACGTGGACGGAACCGAAGCCATGCCTGTGGGCGAAGTGGGTGAACTGGTCCTTTCCGGCCCCAGCATCATGACCGGCTACTGGCAGCGCCCGGACGACAATCAGGAAACCATGGTGGAACTCGCGGGCATGACCTGGCTCAGGACCGGCGATCTGGTGAAAATGGACGAGGAAGGGTATTTCTACTTTTTCGACAGAAAGCGCGACCTCATCAAATACAAGGGATACTCGGTCTTCGCCAAGCACGTGGAGGAGGTCCTGTACGACCATCCCCAGGTCAAGGCCGCCGGCGTGGTGGGCGTTCCCAATCCCAAAGTCGGCCAGATGATCAAAGCCTACGTCGTTCTCCAGGCGGAAGCCCGGGGAAAAATTTCCGAAGAGGAAATCACGGAGTACTGCAAGACCAAACTCGCCCATTACAAAGTACCCCAGATCATAGAATTCCGGGGCGAACTGCCCAAGACCGACGTGGGCAAGGTGTCCAGACGCGAACTTCGGGAGGAAGTGGAGGAAGCCTAAAATGGCCCAATCTTTTTTGGAAATAAAAAATCTGCGCAAGGAGTTCGGCGGGCTGACGGCGACCAATGACGTAACTTTCAGCATGGGCCGCCGGGAGATCATCGGCCTTATCGGACCGAACGGGGCGGGCAAAACCACCCTGTTGCGCCTTATCAGCGGCATACTCAAGCCCACGTCCGGCTCCATTAAGTTCAAAGGCAAGAACATCACCGGCGCAAAAACCTGGAACATTGTGAATATGGGCATTGCCAGCACGTTCCAGAACATGCGCCCGTTCCGGCGTTTGCCCATTGTGGCCAACGTCATGGTGCCCTGCCTGAGCCCCAGAGCCATGAAACGCGGCGAATGGGTGAAAAAAGTGGAAGCCAAGGCCATGGACGCCCTGGAGTTCGCAGGCATATCGGACATGGCTCTGGAAAAGGCCTCCACCCTGTCTCAGGGGGACCTCAAGAGGCTTGAAGTGGCCAGGGCCGTAGCAACGGACCCGGAACTGCTTATTCTTGACGAGCCTTTTGGAGGCCTTAGCCCTGCGGAAACCGAGTTGATGGCCAAGTCCGTGGCCCGGCTCCACAAGGGCGGGCGCTTCGGCCGCCTGCACAGCGAAGGTCCGGCCATGATCATCATCGAACACAAACTGCAGCAGCTCATGAAAATCGTGGATCGCATCATTGTGCTGAACTTTGGAACCATACTGGCTGACGGCCCCCCGGACTTGGTGGTCAAAGACCCCAAGGTTATTGAGGCCTATCTGGGAGATGGAGGAACAACGTGCTCTTAGAAGTTTCCAACCTGACTGTTTGTTACGACAGGGCCGTGTTGATCAATGACGTCTCCCTCCGTGTGGATGAGGGAGAGCTGGTCAGTCTCGTGGGCCCGAACGGCGCCGGCAAGACCACTGTACTCCGTGCTATAACCGGGTTGGTGGCCTGGGATAAAATGACCCTTAGAGGGACCTCCCAGGGAGATATCACCATTAAAGGCAAGGTGATGTTCGACGGCAAGGATATCTCCAAAACCCCGGCCCATCAAATTGTAAAAATGGGGCTTGTCCACTGCCCGGAGCGGCGCAGGCCCTTTAGGGAATTAACCGTTAAGGAGAACCTCATGGCCGGCGCTTTTCTCCATATGAAAAAAGCCGACATCCAGGACGAACTGGACAAGGTGTTCAAGCTCTTTCCGGTCCTGGGAGACCGCTTGAACCAGGTGTCCGGCACCCTGTCCGGCGGCGAGCAGCAGATGCTGGCCGTCGGCAGGGCTTTGATGTCCCGGCCCAAGCTCCTGCTCATTGACGAGCCCTCCACCGGGCTGGCGCCGTTAATGCGGGAGGAGGTTTTTAACAAGATCGCCGAAATCAGGTCGCTGGGCATCACCATCATGCTGGTGGAGCAGGAAGTGGCCTCGGTTTTCAGCATGGCTTCCAGAAGCTACGTGCTTTCCACGGGCAAAATTATCGCCCAGGGCGCATGCGACGCATTGCTGGAAGACGAAATGATACGCAAGACCTACCTGGGTCTGTAGCAGTGGGCGGATAACAATCCGTCTTGTATAGGCCATGCCTTCCCCCCAAAAAAGGGCGCTGAATCCCGGCTTGCGGGCCGGTCCTGAAAAAAGGACCGCCCCTTGCCGGGACGACGGCCTTTCCCGCCTCCATGAAATTCATCAGGCGATTAAAGCCCCAATTTTGTTGGGTTTCGCGGGGCTCTACCCAACAGCGCGGCATGGAGAGACATGGGTTGGGTTAAGAAGTCCGGCGTTCAAGCTGAAAGCCAGCGATCATGCATGCGGACTTCAGACCCAACAAAATGTCGCCCGAATTGCTTCATTCAAACCCGCCTCAAAGAAGCCTCAAACGTCAAACGTAGATTTGACCCCATGTCCATTCGACCTAAAGCCGGCGAAGCACGCCCAGGGCGCCGGTCATGGGGCACTCTTCAAAGAGCTTGGACGCCTTGGCCAGGTTGTAAATCTCGTAAGGCGCCTGACCGCCCTTGGCCGGATCGTCAAAAATGTCGTGAATGGCAAGGTAGCCGCCGGGCATCACATGCCCCGCCCACGAGACATAATCCGTATAGGCCGCTTCAAAGGTATGGCCGCCGTCAATGAACACCAGCGCCAAAGGCGTGGCCCATTGCCTGGAGGCGATGCGCGACTTGGTCACCATGGCGATGACCGTATCTTCCAGGCCGGCGGTTTCCAGGGTTTTCCGGAAAAAGGGAAAGGTATCCATCCGGCCTTCGCCGTCCACCAGATCCGAGTCGTGATACTCCTCGCCTGGCTGCTGCTCCTCGTTGCCCCGGTGGTGATCGATGGAAAACAGCACTGCGCCGGCTTCCTTGCAGGCGGTTCCCAAAAACAGGGTGGACTTGCCGCAATAGCTGCCGATTTCCAGGCAGGGGCCTTTGGCGCCCGCTTCCAGGGCGATGTCGTAAAGCCTTTGGGCTTCGTCTTCGGCTAAAAAGCCCTTAACGGGCAGATTGTACAGAGTTTTGATATCCATATGCTTCTTTCGGCCTCATTTTTCAAGGCGAAGATATTTATAGTTTTGATTACTGCCCGGCTTATCTGACTGGATGCCCGGCGGCGACCATCATAATGATTCCCTCTTCCTCCGGGTCCAGTTGCAGGAGGGCGTCTGCTTCTTCGTCGTATATGGCGCCGATGGCGCAGGTTCCCAAGCCCAGGCCGGCGGCGCTCAGGGCCAGGTTTTGCCCCATGTGCCCGGCGTCCAGATAAATGTATCGGTAGGCCCGCTGTTTGTATTTCCACTTGCTGCGCTCCCAGACCGCCGTGAATAAAAAGGTCACGGCGGCGGACATGCACATTTTCTGATCCAGGGCCGCACGGGTCGCATGGGGGCGAAAATCGCCCTCTTCCATCAATTCCAGGGAATGATCCAGGGGAAAGTAATGGTACAGGCCGGGGGGCGCGTCCTCGACGTTATGAACAACCAGGTAGGTTTCAATGGGATACAACGCGCCGGCTGAGGGGGCGGTGCGAAAGGGGTAGTTTTCCTCAATACGCTGAACGCCGGCCGCGGCCCAGGTTATGTAGGAAATATCCTGAAACGAGACGGCCTTGCCGGAAAAGCGCCTGACGCTTCTGCGGGTTCTGATGCACAGGTCCAGGGGAGCGATAAGCCGGGGTTTGGGCTTGTCCAGGACGATTTTTTTCGCCCCTTCGTATTCTTTATACGGCTTGGGCCGCGTGGAAAGATCCAAGCGCCCGCCCGGCAGTTTGTCGCGCCGGTATTTGGTTTCCTTTTGAAACCTGTCCCCTATTCCATCCATATTCCCTCCCTGTTTTTTCGGCTGCGCTTTAGTGCATTGTCCGGGGTTCCTGGGACGGCTGGATTTCCCCGTACATTTCTTCGTAGTTTTTCAGGTTTTCCAGCAGTGCGGAAATCATGCGTTTAAGGTGTCCCGGACTGGTGACCACCCGGGAGGTGACGGCTCCGGCCGGAGGCGCTATCATCAAAAAATCCAGAATGAATTCCTCGCGGGTGTGGGAAACGGTCATATTATTGGCGTAATTGCCTCCATGCAAAGATTCCGGAAAATGAACGCGGATTTCCTTGGGTTCGTCCTTCATGATCTTCTCCTGATAAGGGTTTGGCGCAGATGGAGAGAATTCAGTCGCCACTGGAATCGCCTGGGCGAATCACCACAACGGGGGGCCTTCATCCAGTACAGTAGTGTAAAATACAGGGCCGACCTTGGCGGTGGCGGATACATCCTCGGGGTCCAGATACTTAATGACCTCTTCCTTGCCTTCAAAGACGCCGGGAATGGAGGCGTACTTGTCCGTATAAAAGCAGTACTGAATTTTGAAATAATTGCGGTAAAACACAAACAACGCCCTGTCGTGATTGTCTTTCCGGCAGTCGTAGATATGATAGTCGCCCACTTTTTCCATGGGCCGTTTTTTCCATTCCGTGGCCTGGGAGGCCAGTTGCACGCTATCCACTTCGGCGTTCAACACAAGGGAGTCATGGACGAAAAATATTCCTTCGTGGGTGACCCCGTACAACGGCTTTTCTTCCGGGATGGGATGCGTCGGGGTTTTTTCCCCCCGGGAGGCGCAGGCCGCCAGGAGCAGGGAGCAGACAAACAAAATTGCGAACTTTTTCATGATTCCTCTTGTAAGTTGGGTTTCCCCGGGACCGGGTCAGTCCTTTTTTTGCCTGACTTGGCCTGTAATGTCAAGAAGACCTATGGAGCGGGCCGGCCTTCCTGCCTTTTCGTTCAGGAATTTTGCTCCAAAAACGACTGTATTAAAGTAAAATACTCCCTGCCCGCCCTGTACATGATGTCATTGTGATCGGCGCCCTGGACCATGAAAAATTGCTTCACCGGGGCCGGGCAAGCCTCATGGAGGTTCTTCCCGTGCGACAGCGGGATAATGTGGTCGTGCTCCGCATGAATGACCAAAGCGGGCTTTTTGCATACGGCCATTTTCGCCAGGTTGGCCACGGGATCGTCCTCTCGGGTGAGCCCCATGTCCATGGTATTAACGCCGATGGTGCGCAAAAGAGGAACCACCTGGGCGAACCCGGACTCTATAATCACCCCATTGATTTCGGGCTGACGGGAAGCCGCAATTTCCAAGGCGGAAGCGCTGCCCAGGGACCGGCCCATGATCCATAGGCTTTTCGTCCTCCCCTCGCGTTTGAGCCAACTCCATACATGGTCGAAAACCGTCTGGGCGTCCGTCAGCATGGATGACACACTGGGCGAGCCTTCGCTTTTTCCGTAGCCCCGATAATCCACCACCAGAAAACTGATGCCCAGGGAGGTGTAAATCGGGCCTATGTCGTCATAGTCCGCGGCTATCTCCCCGTTGCCGTGAAAAAACAGGATATTGTGGCTGTCCTTATCCGCAAGATATATGCGGGCGCCCAATTGTACGCCGTCGTTGGTCGGGATGGTCATATCCCGCCCGGATGGGGGGACCGGAGAAGGATATTGGGGGCGCGGATGAAACAAAAACTGCGAGACCAGGGGGCTGTCGAGCTTTTCCAGGAGTTCTTGGGGGTCCATGCTTGCCTCCGAGTTTAAGTTATTCCTCATCGTCCCGGTATCGTTCCCGGATGGATTTGATGACGTCCACGCAGGAGAAAAAGATGTCCACCAGCTCCGGATCGAACTGGCTTCCCCTTCCTTCTTTCAGGACCTTGAAGGTTTCCTCGTCGGTCCAGGCTTCCTTATAGACCCGTTTTGAGCACAGAGCGTCAAACACGTCCGCCAGGGCCACGATGCGCCCCAGAATGGGGATTTCCTCGCCTTTTTTCCCCCGGGCCATGCCGTTGGGCCCTGCGTAGCCTTCCAGGGGCTCTCCGGTCAGATAATCCACGTGCCCCGGGTATCCCTTCCCGTCCCACCTTTCATGGTGGTTGAGGGCCACGATCCGTGCGGCGTCGTCAAAATCCGACTGGGACTCGGCGAAAAGCCGGGCGCCCAAAACGGAGTGCTGCTTCATGATCTCGAACTCTTCGGGAGTAAAGCGGCCGGGCTTTTTCAAAATCAGGTCCGATATGGCCACCTTTCCCACGTCGTGAAGCATGGCCGCCATGCGGATGCTGTCCCGGGTGGATTCGATTTCCCCGGTGGATATGTTGCGTCTGGCCGCC from Desulfatibacillum aliphaticivorans DSM 15576 includes:
- a CDS encoding AMP-binding protein; translation: MDAMQAYISKPWLQHYPESAPHTIDIPEVSVPDLFNQVTEKFGKKTAVNFYGRNISYKELKDQADRFAAALDSMGIKKGDRVALYLLNCPQFIICYMGALMIGAVVTPVSPVYSSSEVRHQLTDSGAKVIVCQDFLYDNVIEAEVKLDKIILTGVNEYLPKLKKLFTKGILGKAYGGVEAPDSATMADQGLISLQDLLKKHSPNPPKVEIDPVNDLAALPYTGGTTGHPKAAMISHYTIVSCQAQAMEFWGHLLEEGNETVIAFLPLFHIYGQVIIMLTGLVHGFNLVLFTTPDLDKILNAMDQYQASAFYGVPTLFEYLKEYDKTNRVNWKKLKLVVCGADTLHDTTVEDWERRTGSRIIEGYGMTETAAASLANPPHRPKRGSFGIPLPNITAAIIDVDGTEAMPVGEVGELVLSGPSIMTGYWQRPDDNQETMVELAGMTWLRTGDLVKMDEEGYFYFFDRKRDLIKYKGYSVFAKHVEEVLYDHPQVKAAGVVGVPNPKVGQMIKAYVVLQAEARGKISEEEITEYCKTKLAHYKVPQIIEFRGELPKTDVGKVSRRELREEVEEA
- a CDS encoding ABC transporter ATP-binding protein, whose translation is MAQSFLEIKNLRKEFGGLTATNDVTFSMGRREIIGLIGPNGAGKTTLLRLISGILKPTSGSIKFKGKNITGAKTWNIVNMGIASTFQNMRPFRRLPIVANVMVPCLSPRAMKRGEWVKKVEAKAMDALEFAGISDMALEKASTLSQGDLKRLEVARAVATDPELLILDEPFGGLSPAETELMAKSVARLHKGGRFGRLHSEGPAMIIIEHKLQQLMKIVDRIIVLNFGTILADGPPDLVVKDPKVIEAYLGDGGTTCS
- a CDS encoding ABC transporter ATP-binding protein yields the protein MLLEVSNLTVCYDRAVLINDVSLRVDEGELVSLVGPNGAGKTTVLRAITGLVAWDKMTLRGTSQGDITIKGKVMFDGKDISKTPAHQIVKMGLVHCPERRRPFRELTVKENLMAGAFLHMKKADIQDELDKVFKLFPVLGDRLNQVSGTLSGGEQQMLAVGRALMSRPKLLLIDEPSTGLAPLMREEVFNKIAEIRSLGITIMLVEQEVASVFSMASRSYVLSTGKIIAQGACDALLEDEMIRKTYLGL
- a CDS encoding class I SAM-dependent methyltransferase, which produces MDIKTLYNLPVKGFLAEDEAQRLYDIALEAGAKGPCLEIGSYCGKSTLFLGTACKEAGAVLFSIDHHRGNEEQQPGEEYHDSDLVDGEGRMDTFPFFRKTLETAGLEDTVIAMVTKSRIASRQWATPLALVFIDGGHTFEAAYTDYVSWAGHVMPGGYLAIHDIFDDPAKGGQAPYEIYNLAKASKLFEECPMTGALGVLRRL
- a CDS encoding SagB/ThcOx family dehydrogenase translates to MDGIGDRFQKETKYRRDKLPGGRLDLSTRPKPYKEYEGAKKIVLDKPKPRLIAPLDLCIRTRRSVRRFSGKAVSFQDISYITWAAAGVQRIEENYPFRTAPSAGALYPIETYLVVHNVEDAPPGLYHYFPLDHSLELMEEGDFRPHATRAALDQKMCMSAAVTFLFTAVWERSKWKYKQRAYRYIYLDAGHMGQNLALSAAGLGLGTCAIGAIYDEEADALLQLDPEEEGIIMMVAAGHPVR
- a CDS encoding DUF3467 domain-containing protein, yielding MKDEPKEIRVHFPESLHGGNYANNMTVSHTREEFILDFLMIAPPAGAVTSRVVTSPGHLKRMISALLENLKNYEEMYGEIQPSQEPRTMH
- a CDS encoding alpha/beta hydrolase, whose amino-acid sequence is MDPQELLEKLDSPLVSQFLFHPRPQYPSPVPPSGRDMTIPTNDGVQLGARIYLADKDSHNILFFHGNGEIAADYDDIGPIYTSLGISFLVVDYRGYGKSEGSPSVSSMLTDAQTVFDHVWSWLKREGRTKSLWIMGRSLGSASALEIAASRQPEINGVIIESGFAQVVPLLRTIGVNTMDMGLTREDDPVANLAKMAVCKKPALVIHAEHDHIIPLSHGKNLHEACPAPVKQFFMVQGADHNDIMYRAGREYFTLIQSFLEQNS